The Dehalococcoidia bacterium genome has a window encoding:
- a CDS encoding GNAT family N-acetyltransferase has protein sequence MLVIELATNDDLSVLRNLHQLYLYDLTEFTHDDPDPEGRFPHEPLEGYVEGAPDRAALIARLWGRPAAFALVAAGSVLDAGACGVRTVRDLFVLRRYRRRGIGTRLALEAFRRFPGRWEVRQDASNKPAHTFWRKVIDRYTAGRFVELTLDDHRWRGPVQTFDNSLLLG, from the coding sequence ATGCTCGTGATCGAGCTAGCCACCAACGATGACCTTTCCGTCCTGCGCAACCTGCACCAGCTCTATCTCTACGACCTCACGGAGTTCACCCACGACGACCCGGACCCGGAGGGCCGGTTCCCGCACGAGCCGCTCGAGGGCTACGTGGAGGGTGCGCCGGACCGGGCAGCCCTGATCGCCCGCCTGTGGGGACGTCCGGCCGCCTTTGCCCTCGTAGCGGCCGGCAGCGTCCTGGACGCCGGCGCCTGCGGCGTCCGCACTGTCCGCGACCTTTTCGTGCTGCGTCGCTATCGGCGGCGGGGGATCGGGACGCGGCTTGCCCTCGAGGCCTTCCGGCGCTTTCCCGGACGCTGGGAGGTGCGCCAGGACGCCTCGAACAAGCCGGCGCACACCTTCTGGCGCAAGGTCATCGACCGCTACACCGCTGGCCGCTTCGTCGAGCTTACGCTGGATGACCACCGCTGGCGGGGGCCGGTGCAGACCTTCGACAACTCTCTCCTCCTGGGCTAG
- a CDS encoding PaaI family thioesterase yields the protein MADPLETVRERANSNAFWRFIGVQVDDAREGWCRLRVPLRDELRNAPGAPAHGGLYSALVDMAVGGALSTMHEQAEGGVGQTTLDLNVSFIGGVTEGDVIAEGRILRRGRTIAFGEATITEASGRLLAVGRATYMIVAGR from the coding sequence ATGGCGGACCCGCTGGAGACAGTCCGCGAGCGGGCCAACTCGAACGCGTTCTGGCGCTTCATCGGCGTCCAGGTGGACGACGCCAGGGAAGGTTGGTGCCGCCTGCGCGTGCCCCTGCGCGACGAGCTGCGCAACGCGCCCGGCGCGCCCGCGCATGGCGGGCTGTACAGCGCCCTGGTGGACATGGCGGTTGGCGGTGCCCTCAGCACCATGCACGAGCAGGCCGAGGGCGGCGTCGGCCAGACCACACTCGACCTCAACGTCAGCTTCATCGGCGGAGTCACGGAGGGCGACGTGATCGCCGAGGGGCGGATCCTCCGCCGGGGCCGGACCATTGCCTTCGGCGAAGCCACGATCACCGAGGCCTCCGGCCGCCTCCTTGCCGTCGGCCGCGCGACCTACATGATCGTTGCCGGGAGGTAG